The Sinomonas sp. P10A9 genome includes a window with the following:
- a CDS encoding multicopper oxidase family protein — translation MPASAALGVDLLLAAACAAAWGGALAAGLSLRRTTAPGWLPRWAPDAAGTLGVLTGAGRLTVLFGGPSALVGDRLLGATALTAPGCLAGLAALVLPRLTGPERHGRQLSALAAASSLTTAALLAVLTLGTPAGWLPVAVLGALALLSTGAVAAGLAKGWRHRAVPAVGTLGVAILVGSLAVAWMDSRGGAPSSFHEMGGHSGMSSTGPSASSPHAKRSVDALRGSQTSGPVREFTLHARSGKVTLDNGSTVDALTFGSLPGPELRAVQGETVRVTLVNDSVADGVTLHWHGYDVPNAMDGVPGVTQDAVMPGQSFTYEFPAAQTGTYWYHTHQNGSADVPLGLYGALVVDPSGGPSPGVKDLTVPVHSIGGATLFGSHAGAWSETVAPGTPVRVRLINTDQLTQRFGVAGSGFRLSAVDGGDLAGGAELAGTVLPLAAGGRYDVVLTMPDHPVWITAEGSHSGALALVPPGDPAPSSAPRFGGGTELDLAAYGAPAASPVPHADATATYTADHLLRFVDGIPKFAFTINGAVYPNIPPLVVHDGENVLVTIVNRSDDIHPMHPHGHHVRVVSIDGRAVAADLRMDSLEVRPGQVWTVLLTADNPGIWMDHCHNLSHARDGMVFHLAYEGVGTPFSHDASSANRPE, via the coding sequence ATGCCCGCGTCAGCAGCCCTCGGCGTCGACCTCCTCCTCGCCGCGGCCTGCGCTGCGGCGTGGGGGGGCGCGCTCGCCGCGGGCCTTTCCCTCAGGCGCACGACGGCGCCGGGCTGGCTCCCGCGGTGGGCCCCCGACGCCGCCGGGACGCTCGGCGTCCTGACAGGCGCGGGTCGGCTGACAGTCCTCTTCGGAGGGCCATCGGCACTCGTGGGCGACCGCCTCCTCGGAGCCACAGCCCTCACCGCCCCCGGCTGCCTGGCCGGCCTCGCCGCACTGGTGCTCCCGCGTCTCACGGGGCCGGAACGGCACGGGCGGCAGCTCAGCGCGCTGGCGGCGGCGAGCTCATTGACCACGGCGGCCCTCCTCGCCGTCCTGACCTTGGGCACCCCGGCGGGCTGGCTCCCGGTAGCCGTGCTCGGGGCTCTGGCCCTGCTCTCAACGGGCGCGGTCGCAGCGGGTCTGGCGAAGGGATGGCGTCACCGGGCGGTACCGGCCGTCGGGACCCTAGGGGTGGCCATCCTCGTCGGTTCGCTCGCGGTCGCATGGATGGACAGCCGGGGCGGCGCTCCGTCGTCGTTCCACGAGATGGGCGGCCACTCGGGCATGTCTTCCACGGGGCCCTCGGCGAGTTCGCCTCACGCCAAGCGGAGCGTGGACGCCCTCAGGGGATCCCAGACCAGCGGACCGGTGCGCGAGTTCACCCTCCATGCACGCAGCGGGAAGGTCACTCTCGACAACGGCAGCACCGTCGACGCGCTCACCTTCGGCTCGCTCCCCGGGCCCGAGCTGAGGGCGGTCCAAGGGGAGACAGTGCGCGTGACCCTCGTCAACGACTCCGTGGCGGACGGCGTGACGCTCCACTGGCACGGCTACGACGTGCCCAACGCGATGGACGGCGTGCCGGGCGTGACCCAGGACGCGGTCATGCCGGGCCAGTCGTTCACGTATGAGTTCCCCGCCGCCCAGACCGGGACGTACTGGTACCACACCCACCAGAACGGCTCGGCGGACGTGCCCCTCGGCCTCTACGGCGCGCTCGTCGTGGACCCGTCCGGCGGGCCTTCTCCGGGCGTGAAGGACCTGACCGTCCCCGTGCACTCGATCGGAGGCGCCACCCTGTTCGGCTCGCACGCGGGGGCCTGGTCCGAGACGGTGGCACCGGGGACCCCGGTGCGCGTGCGGCTCATCAACACGGACCAGCTCACGCAGCGGTTCGGCGTAGCGGGGTCCGGCTTCCGGCTCTCTGCGGTCGACGGCGGGGACCTCGCCGGCGGCGCGGAACTGGCCGGGACGGTCTTGCCCCTCGCCGCGGGCGGGCGCTACGACGTGGTGCTCACCATGCCGGACCACCCGGTGTGGATCACGGCGGAAGGTTCCCACAGCGGCGCCCTCGCCCTCGTTCCGCCGGGCGACCCCGCGCCGTCGTCCGCGCCGCGCTTCGGAGGGGGAACCGAACTCGACCTTGCGGCGTACGGCGCGCCGGCGGCGTCGCCCGTCCCGCACGCCGACGCGACGGCCACCTACACCGCGGACCACCTCCTGCGGTTCGTCGACGGCATCCCGAAGTTCGCATTCACGATCAACGGCGCCGTCTATCCCAACATCCCGCCGCTCGTCGTCCACGACGGCGAGAACGTACTCGTGACGATCGTCAACCGCAGCGACGACATCCACCCGATGCACCCGCACGGACACCACGTGCGCGTGGTCAGCATCGACGGCCGGGCGGTCGCCGCGGACCTGCGGATGGACAGCCTCGAGGTGCGCCCGGGCCAGGTCTGGACGGTGCTCCTGACGGCCGACAACCCCGGGATCTGGATGGACCACTGCCACAACCTCAGCCACGCGCGGGACGGCATGGTGTTCCACCTCGCGTACGAGGGAGTCGGGACGCCGTTCAGCCACGACGCATCCTCGGCGAACCGGCCCGAGTGA
- a CDS encoding MarR family winged helix-turn-helix transcriptional regulator, whose product MTENIANLIGAVFDVFRAELQEASDWGGLRASQLRFLTRVPDDGVRLGEMAGRAAMSKAGAGQFAAILEKRGFVALAADPDDSRAKVIRRTAAGRRLAEQVLATVAEIEREWSASIGPARYAAMRAALEEIAARNRAPSSAPSRPQDAAEETGDHHTANVQTIARNRAHHGEREED is encoded by the coding sequence ATGACGGAGAACATCGCGAACCTCATCGGTGCAGTCTTCGATGTGTTCCGTGCCGAACTTCAGGAGGCCTCCGACTGGGGCGGGCTTCGGGCGTCGCAGCTCCGCTTCCTCACGCGCGTCCCGGACGACGGCGTGCGGCTCGGCGAGATGGCCGGGCGCGCCGCCATGAGCAAGGCCGGAGCGGGCCAGTTCGCGGCGATCCTCGAGAAACGGGGCTTCGTTGCCCTCGCGGCGGACCCGGACGACTCCCGGGCCAAGGTGATCCGACGCACCGCGGCGGGCCGGCGACTCGCGGAGCAGGTCCTCGCGACCGTGGCGGAGATCGAGCGGGAGTGGAGCGCCTCCATCGGACCCGCGCGCTATGCGGCGATGCGCGCCGCCCTCGAGGAGATCGCCGCTCGGAACCGCGCGCCGTCGTCCGCTCCGAGCAGACCACAAGACGCCGCCGAGGAGACCGGCGACCACCACACAGCGAACGTCCAGACAATTGCCAGAAACCGGGCGCACCATGGTGAGCGTGAAGAAGACTGA
- a CDS encoding response regulator transcription factor yields MKKTEPEARLLVVDDEPNIRELLSTSLRFAGFEVVAAGNGREALASAEAQSPDLVVLDVMLPDMDGFTVTRKLRAAGRHVPVLFLTAKDETEDKVQGLTVGGDDYVTKPFSLDEVVARIRAVLRRTQPVLDDDAVIRVDDLELDDDAHEVRRGGVSIDLSPTEFKLLRYLMLNPNRVLSKSQILDHVWEYDFNGDASIVESYISYLRRKVDANGPGLIQTKRGVGYVLRTAEKR; encoded by the coding sequence GTGAAGAAGACTGAACCCGAAGCCAGACTCCTCGTCGTCGACGACGAGCCCAACATCCGAGAGCTCCTCTCAACGTCGCTGCGCTTCGCGGGGTTCGAGGTCGTGGCGGCCGGGAACGGGCGCGAGGCGCTGGCTTCGGCGGAGGCGCAGTCGCCGGACCTCGTAGTCCTCGACGTCATGCTGCCGGACATGGACGGCTTCACGGTGACGCGCAAGCTCCGCGCGGCGGGGCGGCACGTCCCGGTCCTCTTCCTCACGGCCAAGGACGAGACCGAGGACAAGGTCCAGGGCCTCACTGTGGGCGGGGATGACTACGTCACCAAGCCCTTCAGCCTCGACGAGGTCGTGGCACGCATCCGCGCCGTCCTGCGCCGCACCCAGCCCGTGCTCGATGACGACGCCGTGATCCGGGTCGACGACCTCGAACTCGACGATGACGCGCACGAGGTGCGCCGCGGCGGGGTCTCGATCGACCTCTCCCCCACCGAGTTCAAGCTCCTGCGCTACCTCATGCTCAACCCGAACCGAGTGCTGTCCAAGTCGCAGATCCTCGACCACGTGTGGGAGTACGACTTCAACGGCGACGCCTCGATCGTCGAGTCGTACATCTCGTACCTGCGCCGCAAGGTTGACGCGAACGGCCCGGGGCTCATCCAGACCAAGCGCGGGGTGGGCTACGTGCTGCGGACGGCGGAGAAGCGCTAG